The Vanacampus margaritifer isolate UIUO_Vmar chromosome 15, RoL_Vmar_1.0, whole genome shotgun sequence genome contains the following window.
agaaacgggatgtcgccagtgccagccgatttaagcattttgactgatctttcaaggtccacagaaaatgttgtgtttggactatggaaacacacatactaccaaatgaaagattgaactctcatctttaatcagaaaaaaaagtttgtttctaccttattccgttcttcagtaatcaacaatagaaaatggttagtttcaccgaaatgctctgttttgaaacaaaaagcggagaaaaagagctttttgtaaaacgatgttatttcatgcactctagtgaattgtacacttctttttgtccatgaatgatgccacaaacacctaaatagtgctttacttctgtaatacaccaccaccaacaatgaaaaagtgttttttggttgcaaaatacgtttatttccattcaacagtaacaatttgacaaaacaatttcgcaaactatttacaaatgtatgcaactgtggtactacttacaattatgtggatgtttcaaatacagtttttctttttgtaacactcccctgcgtgcaaggagagggagcaggatttgcacaacagatacgtttcactttcgcttgtccgtttcgcgtgcagacgttacactttcttcaCGGCCTTTTTTCCgaggaatagcaagtagcagactgtacccactcctccgatgaatatgcattggactcggggcgctcttcgttgtccgattgaacgtccgcctgagcgtgctcggttgtgctccgcgttttccggtgttagcatcgctagcccgtgaacttttatgacgtcgtcatagccgccgcgtcagcgcttccaacttcgccgtcaacctcggagtcaccaccatcaccatcatcatcatcatcgatgatgatcatcgtagtcatcaatgtgctctttagcgttggtcgatgcttttcgtctttgaaaaaaactgctcgagcgtgagctgcttgcaaccggtcgccatattctcttcccttccccagccattgtcccctctagctccgcctcacgtcttctactgacgcctacccaatcttgtcaaaagagagtcattgctgccatctaggagccaaaaatagtcattaggctaactagatctgcttgaaactttcaccacagctggccaaggctttcctccacccgtttaaaaaaaataaaaaataaaaaattggatgacgtcttttaacgtcatcggcggtcctccgtaggtttttacttgacatcttttaacgtccatggcagtgaaagagttaattgactGCCACGGGAGGCTCCAGTAAGCAAGCACGagtcttcagttgtactcaaTAATTGAATTAGCGTTGAAGTGAAAcgtatgtttgtgtatatatagtatatcgTCATTGACTACTGCACTGCTATGAGATGAACGACGAAGGGAGaacaggaaacagaaatatatcacaaaataaacagcttgaggaattcctAACATGGTAGATATGACAAAATTACTTGAAGCACTATTGTATTGAATGTAATTCTTTGTACTTCACTGAATTCCTTAAAAAGAaattgtacaaccacatattttgattgggactttttttttctggccactggattatttcatttgatatttgttttgtttttatgtgttctatgcaaaatgacttttacgaacaaattgaaaaaaataattgccattaaattaattccatgcaattttaaggaagtTCGCCATAAttgggtatttttttatttgtattctttttatGGGCAAATTTTAtgttactaggggtgttagaaaaaatcaatttggcaatatatcgcaatattacagcacgTAAATCtctaatcaattcaaaatgtggacaaatcgatttttaaacatcaattttttatggaaaaattcaacaaaacctcttacttagggttaggtttcacacattaagcatggaagaatgttatattaatggaacattaagcgttaatattttatttcagtgctgttcagacatgaaacagactgcaacctgtgtgttaaatgcagtggcccAGTtacaagcctgaattttcagataaataaataaaatttcatacaaatattacagCGTACATTTACAAGTtaactgatttgtattttctaaatgtgagttaaaaaaaaaattgcaataatcaattcatagatttgcatcggggttaatcgaatcgaatcgtgacctatgaatcgtgatacgaatcgaaaggTGCTAGGCAATTAACACCCCTATATGTTACCATAAGTACTGATGGTAtcagcacttggtatcggtgagtatgGAATATCTGAGTACTTGTATCAGTATCGGtcttaaaaataagttgtatcGAAGATCCCTAATCCTTgtgttagttttacagtaaactccaGCCAGCTTGAAGCACATTTTGCCTCGACAATCTTCTTTTGTCAAAGTGATGTTATACGATTGTCCATGTAAGTCCTCTCAAACAACTGCATGTTCCTCTTGTAGCACTGCAGGCTGCACAGAGGGACGCCCGTTTTGGAGCAGCTGTATTTTTTGGGATTTGAGCAGCCGCTCACGCCGCAGCTCACCGCGAGCGCAGGCGGCGGAAGTGGTGGCGCAGCGGAGGGGGCGGGAACGCCGGCAGGGAAGGAGACGGTCACGCCCCGAGCCGAGTCGCTGTAGCGGATGCTGGGACACTGGCTGGGCTTGGACTTCTTCTCTCGCGTGCTTTTCATCTTAGCCTTGCTGGTCTTGGTGAGTCTCTCGATAGTCTGGTTCTTGTTGTCCTCCGCCTTCTTGGCCGCCTGCAAGCGCCGCTTGCGAGCGCGCTCTTCCCGCTTCTGCATCATCTCGGCGGTCATCTCCTTCTCCTTGTAGCCCATGGGTAGCTCCAGGAGGGGCTGGATTTGCTGCTTATGGAGGAGCGCTTTCTGAAAGGCACAAAGTGTCtgtcagcaaaaatttggacgaccctccccccccccaccccacccccttcATCACCTGTCGGGCTGTGAGCAGAGACTCGTCGACTTCCTTCTTCAGCTCGCCGTTGTCGTCGAGTTCGCCCTTCTCCAGAGCGTCCAGCCACCTCTCCTCCTCATCCACGGGCACTACAATCATAGAGTCCGAGTCCATGTCGGGCAGAGGAGACGTGGCCATGTTGCTGTCTTCATCTGAGACGGGCAAGACAGTAAGTAGAAAGAGGCGTGTGCACACTCAAGGAGGCACACCCATTACCACAATTATTCACACTATTAACACAACAGACCTTAATATTTTTGGTTTTGACTGACGCAAATTGAAAATAGTGACTGTGTTTCTTGCTTGAAAACATTCATCTCAGGCAGCGTTTATGTAGTATGGTATGGCCACATGATGGATCTATGGCAATGTGCCGAAAACGTGATACTGCACATTTGTTAAAGTATATAGGTTGTGAGTAGTTACATTTCGTATTGTAAAAGTAACTGTAGTCTGATTACTTGAATGGAAAAAGGAACGAGTtagatttgtcaaaatgctgatttAGGTGGTTGTCCTCTGACTTTGCTGGTGCGATAAGGTGCCACTTTCCATATGATTCGATTTGTTGACTAGTCGCAAAAATAATTGGTGATTAGTTGACTATCAAAATAATCGCTGTGAAGTTAACTACTAGTTCTCACCCAGCCAGGCCCGGTACTGCTCCAAAGGCACAGAAGGCtcgtcatcctcctcctcatcttcttcttcatcgtcgtcaacatcatcattgtcatcgtcgtcatcattatcatcatcatcatcatcatcatcatccacaaTTGTGAGTGGCGAGGGAGGACAAGCCACACCAGGGTGCACAGTGAAAGTAGGAACACTGGAGGCAATTGAAACAGCAACTAACACGAATGTTCAAGCGAGTATCACATGTGGCTGTCTGTCTCACCTCTTTGTCCCCAGCGTCTGTCCTCCCAGCTTGATTTTGAGTCGCAGCTGGGGGGGCGGGCGAGGGGCGATGACGGGCTCAGGGACCCCCGAGAGGCCGTGATGCTTCCTCTTGtgccttttgtgttttttgtgcttatgcttGTGCATGCCGTGTAGCCCCACGCTACCTTCGCCTGCATGTG
Protein-coding sequences here:
- the ino80b gene encoding INO80 complex subunit B isoform X2, translating into MGKRKDVVPSRFLCEGSVGLHGMHKHKHKKHKRHKRKHHGLSGVPEPVIAPRPPPQLRLKIKLGGQTLGTKSVPTFTVHPGVACPPSPLTIVDDDDDDDDDNDDDDDNDDVDDDEEEDEEEDDEPSVPLEQYRAWLDEDSNMATSPLPDMDSDSMIVVPVDEEERWLDALEKGELDDNGELKKEVDESLLTARQKALLHKQQIQPLLELPMGYKEKEMTAEMMQKREERARKRRLQAAKKAEDNKNQTIERLTKTSKAKMKSTREKKSKPSQCPSIRYSDSARGVTVSFPAGVPAPSAAPPLPPPALAVSCGVSGCSNPKKYSCSKTGVPLCSLQCYKRNMQLFERTYMDNRITSL
- the ino80b gene encoding INO80 complex subunit B isoform X1 yields the protein MGKRKDVVPSRFLCEGSVGLHGMHKHKHKKHKRHKRKHHGLSGVPEPVIAPRPPPQLRLKIKLGGQTLGTKSVPTFTVHPGVACPPSPLTIVDDDDDDDDDNDDDDDNDDVDDDEEEDEEEDDEPSVPLEQYRAWLVCTRLFLLTVLPVSDEDSNMATSPLPDMDSDSMIVVPVDEEERWLDALEKGELDDNGELKKEVDESLLTARQKALLHKQQIQPLLELPMGYKEKEMTAEMMQKREERARKRRLQAAKKAEDNKNQTIERLTKTSKAKMKSTREKKSKPSQCPSIRYSDSARGVTVSFPAGVPAPSAAPPLPPPALAVSCGVSGCSNPKKYSCSKTGVPLCSLQCYKRNMQLFERTYMDNRITSL